In the genome of Catharus ustulatus isolate bCatUst1 chromosome 32, bCatUst1.pri.v2, whole genome shotgun sequence, the window CCCGCGttctgggacccccccccaaccctctgggaccccccccatTGGTCCCCTCGCAGTCATCCGagaccccccagagcccccccaaatccgcgaccccagggacccccccagacccccctcaCACAGAGCCGGACACGGATTTTGCGCTTTCCAAATTCTTCTTGTGGGAGGGGGGGTCACAGAACTCGGGGTGGGGGCTGACAGGTCACGACACGCCGCGACACATCGCGACATGTCGCGGCACGGCACCGCCATGTCGCGACAGCTCAGGCCCCGCCCTCCCCCCGCAGCAGCCGCGCGAGCAGCAGGACCCccccccagcgctgcccccgcacccgcccctccccccccggccccccccgcGCCAGCACCAACCCCCGGgggggggcggcggccgcgAGCGCCCatcccccccccgcccctccccccccgggCACCAACAGGGGGGCgagggcggggggaggggcggccgcGCCCCCCCCCAGCACCAGGAGGGTctcgggacccccccccagcGACCCCCAGAGCGCCTCGAaggcgcggcgggcgcggggggggTCCCAGGCCGGGGGGAGGGCGAGGGGGCGCAGCCGGACCCCCAAAGGCACCTGGAGCGGGGGGAGGGCCGCCAGGAAAGAGCCCCCTCCCCCTTTTTGGGGGGCCCCCCCCGTGCTGAAAACGGCGGCGGCCTCGAGCGAGGGGGGCAGGGCTCGGGGGGGGCGCAGGGTCAGGGTCAGCTCggcccccccgcgccccccccccaGCACCGGCAGCGCCCCCTCGGCCCAGCCCCCGCccccccccagcagcagctgcagcgcCAGCACGGGGGGGGGCTCCCccccaatttggggaggggtcccctcgctccgggacccccccaaaGGCTCCAGGCTCAGCCGCAGGGGGAGGGGCACGGGCCGCCCCCCCCCCTCCAGCAGCGCCGCCCCCCAACCCTCGGGGTCTTGGGGGGCCCCGGGGGGGGCGCAGAACGGGGGGTGGGCCCCGGGGAGGCAGCGCAGGCGGCAGGGGGGGGGCGCGGGCAGCAGAGAGGGGGGAGcgccccctcccccaccgcCCCCCCCGGAGCCGTTTTGGGGCGGGGGGCGAGGGGCGCAGCGCGGGGGGGGCCCCAAAACCGCCCCCAGTTTGGGGGGGGCCCAGCGCGGCCGCCAGCGCGCAGTGCAGGCGGGCGCGGTCCCGCACGTCGGGGTCCCCCCCTCCAATAacgggggggtcccggggcgggggggggcaCAGCGGGACCCCCCCGCGGGGCAGGAGGGGGGCGGCAGCGCTCAgcaccccctgagcccccccccagcccccccgcTCGGCCGCCAGCGCCCGCCGCAGGTACCCCCGCACCTGGGGGTGCATTTGGGGCAGGGGGCTCCCGGGGGGGTCGCGCAGAACCTTCAGCACCCCCCGGAGCTGGGGGGAgcccggggggggcgggggggcccGCAGGACTCGCGCCATCAAAGCCCCCCCGAGGGGCCCCCCCAAAACCTTGGCGAGCTCCAGCAGGTGCGGGGGGGCCGCGGGGTGACCCCCCCCCAATAATTTCTCGGCCGCCCCCCCCAGATCCTCGGCGGGGACCCCCCCGAACCAGCGCCCGTACGCGACCACCGCCCGGCAGAACAAATCGGGGGGGCCGCCCCCCAAAAACCGCACCAGCCCCCACAGCCACTCCCGCCCCCCCgcgattttggggtgggggctcCCCCCGCTCGGAGCCCCCCCCGAATTCGGGGAGCAGaacgccgccgccgcctccaaACGGGGCAGGAACATTTCGGGGGGGTCCCCGCGCCCCCCCGGGAACAGAGCGGCGGCCAAATGGGGGGGCAGCGTTTGGGGGGGCCCCGCCccggggtttttggggtcccccccctggaggaggcagaggaggaagaagaggcgCAGGGGGGGGGGCAGGGCGGGGTGCAGCGCCAGAGCCGCCAAACGGGGCCCCCCCAGGGGCAGAGCGCGACCCCCCCCCCGCAGCAGCAGCGCCTGCACCGGGGCCGGGTCCGCCGCCGCCAAAACCGGGGGGGCTCCCCCGGAGACCCCCCCAAAAcgggggagctgcagcagctgagcccgGGCGGCCGGAGTGAGGCTGAAGGCGGAGGGGGGGCCTGGAAGGGAGGGGGGGGCGTCAGAAATTGGGGGTCGGGGGGGAAGAAATGGAGGGGGGTCGGGTGGGGTTGGGGATCCCtgagatttggggggggtcctgggggggaatcccggggatttgggggtcccagatgGGGGAaatctctgggatttggggagatcCTGGGGTGTCtcttggattttggggggtcccggagGGGTCTCTGGGACTCACCGGGATCCGGCCCAGGCTCTTCCCAGGGATCCGCTGGATCTGGGGGGGATTTCAGGGGTCGGGGGGGGCCGGGggattccccaaatccccccaggggagcccccagccctcccccaAGGGACGCTCCCAGTACCgtactgggatttactgggcTCCTCCCCCGGGATCGGCCCAGTACCGTGATGGGACTTACTGGGATCTGTCCCAGTTCCCGTGTGGGATTCCTCAGGATCCTTACTGGGAAACCCCCCAGTCCTtactgggacacactgggatcaTCCCAGTCTTTACTGGGACCCTCGCAACTCTTACTGGGACCCTCCCGGTCCTTACTGGGACCTCCACAACCTTTACTGGGATCGACTGTGATCCTCCCAGTCCTTACTGGGACCCTTCAGACCTTACTGGGAGACACTGGGACCCTCTCAATTCCTACTGGGACCCTCCCAGTCCTTACTGGGACCCCCCACAACCTTTACAGGAACCGACCGGGACGcccccagtccctgctgggacCCTCCCAGTTTGTACTGGGCCGCACTGGGACACCCCCAGTCCCCGCTGGGACCCTCCCAACTCATACTGGGCGACACTGGGACGcccccagtccctgctgggacCCTCCCAGTTTGTACTGGGCCGCACTGGGACGcccccagtccctgctgggacCCTCCCAGTTTGTACTGGGCCGCACTGGGACGCCCCCAGTCCCCCCCCGCCGGTCGCCCCCCACTCACCGCCCGCGCCCTCCGCCcgcagcagcaccaggggctgcagcccggGGGTCTCCgggagggtcccgggggggtccccgggggtcccgagcggtctgggggggtccccgggggtCCCGAGGCGCCGCAGCTCCCGCAGGCACtcggcggccgccgccggggccccccccgcgcccccctcCCGCAGCAGCAGCGCCGCCAGCGCCGCGGTGGCCGCGCGGTCCCCGGTGGCCACCAGCACGGCCAGGGTGgcgagcagcagcagggcgcgggggggcgcggggggcggcgcggggggctgggccagcagctccagcagagcccccccgggaccccccccctcCGCCGGGGACCCCTCCCCGCACAGAGCGCGGGGGGTCtcgagcagcagcagcagcagctccgtctgaaattggggagggggaaaatgagggggGGGGGGCCAGATGGAGTTTGGGGAGCCCAAATCCCCCCCCTagggaccccaaatttccccccggggaccccaaatccccccccagcgaccccaaattcccccccagggaccccaaatcatccccagggacccccaggagtTCGGGGACCCCCACGAGTGACCCCAAACGCCCCCTCGGGGGTCGCAGGAACTTGGGGAACCCCCAGCCCCGCCCTCAGGGGACCCCAAACGCCTCCCACGAGGGGGTCGGGGGGGTCCCGAGCATCGCggtgaccccagacccccccaggtgaccccagacccccggccccgcccccacACCTGATGACGTAacgaggggcggggccggcgcagcgcggggggcgcggggggcgcgaGCGCGGCCGCGAGCCGggcccagggacccccccccgcCATGGCCGCGGGGGCTGCCGGGAGCGCTCGAGGCTCCGCCCCCTCCGTGACGTCACGGACGCGGGAAAACGCGataaaacacccccaaaccctaCAATTAACCCCTGTCCTTTAATTACTGACTCGCCTTGCACTGCTCCATTCATTGCTCAATTAACGCCCTCGTTAatacccccaaaccccaccaggACCCCGacccggcacagcccggccaCGGCCCCGAGGTCCCTCCCGCTCCGcgccctcctggccctgctccgggcggccgtgaccctgctggggtCCGGGGGAAAATGTCAGCCCCCCGGGGTTCCCTCCATCCCCTCGTGGGGGTCCCTCCAGCCCCCAGGGCTCCCCGGCTCTGCTCTGCGGCGGGGCCCGGCTCGAGCTCGCGACTTCCGGAATCCATCTTGGATGGCCGGAAGTGACGCAAGCGGCGTGAGCCGTTGCTGGGAGACGCCGGAAACGGCGGGGCTGGGGTGCTCGGAGGGGGAAAGAGCGGGGCTTGGGTGCTACGGGGTGCCGTAAAGTGGAAAAACGGTTGCTAGGGAGTGCTGTAAAGCGCGGGATCACCCCCAATCACCCGGGGGTTGGAAAACCGTCGCAAAAGTGGTTGCTAGGTAGGATTACAGTCAAGCGgggaagtgtcgtaaaacggtTGCTTGGGACCGTCGTCAAGCGCTGAAGTGTCGTAAAACTGTCGTAAAGCGGTTGCTAGGGACCGTCGTCAggcgcggaagtgtcgtaaagCGGTTGCTAGGAaccgtcgtcaagcgcggaagtgtcgcAAAACTGtcgtaaaacggttgctagggacCGTCGTCAAGCACGGAAGTGTAGTAAAACTGtcgtaaaacggttgctagggaccgtcgtcaagcgcggaagtgtcgcAAAACTGCCGCaaaacggttgctagggaccgtcgtcaagcgcggaagtgtcgtaaaacggttgctagggaccgtcgtcaagcgcggaagtgtcgtaaaacggttgctagggacCGTCGTCAggcgcggaagtgtcgtaaaactGTCGTAAAGCGGTTGCTAGGGACTGTCGTCAGGCGCGGAAGTGTCGCaaaacggttgctagggaccgtcgtcaagcgcggaagtgtcgtaaaacggttgctagggagcgtcgtcaagcgcggaagtgtcgcAAAACTGtcgtaaaacggttgctagggaccgtcgtcaagcgcggaagtgtcgtaaaacggttgctagggaccgttgtcaagcgcggaagtgtcgcAAAACTGtcgtaaaacggttgctagggaccgtcgtcaagcgcggaagtgtcgtaaaacggttgctagggaccgttgtcaagcgcggaagtgtcgcaaaagtgtcgtaaaacggttgctagggacCGTCGTCAggcgcggaagtgtcgtaaaagcGGTTGCTAGGGAtcgtcgtcaagcgcggaagtgtcgttAAAACTGTCGTAAAACGGTTGCCATGGaccgtcgtcaagcgcggaagtgtcgcaaaacggttgctagggaccgtcgtcaagcgcggaagtgtcgcaaaacggttgctagggacCGTCGTCAGGCGCGGAAGTGTCGCAAAACGGTTGCTAGTGaccgtcgtcaagcgcggaagtgtcgtaaaacggttgctagggagcgtcgtcaagcgcggaagtgtcgtaaaactGTCGTAAAGCGGTTGCTATGGACCGTCGTCAGGCGCGGCAGTGtcgtaaaacggttgctagtgaccgtcgtcaagcgcggaagtgtcgtaaaacggttgctagggagcgtcgtcaagcgcggaagtgtcgtaaaacggttgctagggaGCGTCGTCAAGCGCTgaagtgtcgtaaaacggttgctagggaGCGTCGTCAGGCGCGGAAGTGTCGCaaaacggttgctagggaccgtcgtcaagcgcggaagtgtcgtaaaacggttgctagggaccgtcgtcaagcgcggaagtgtcgcAAAACTGCCGCaaaacggttgctagggaccgtcgtcaagcgcggaagtgtcgtaaaacggttgctagggacCGTCGTCAGGCGCTGAAGTGTCGTAAAACTGTCGTAAAGCGGTTGCTAGGGACTGTCGTCAGGCGCGGAAGTGTCGCaaaacggttgctagggaccgtcgtcaagcgcggaagtgtcgtaaaacggttgctagggagcgtcgtcaagcgcggaagtgtcgtgaaacggttgctagggaccgtcgtcaagcgcggaagtgtcgtaaaacggttgctagggagcgtcgtcaagcgcggaagtgtcgcaaaacggttgctagggagcgtcgtcaagcgcggaagtgtcgcAAAACGGTTGCTAGGGGtcgtcgtcaagcgcggaagtgtcgtaaaacggttgctagggacCGTTTGTATTTTggggggtgggatttgggctATTGTTGGGTTAATTTTTGCctattttggggggtttttggggatatttttagTGTTTATTTCTGGGTacttttgggtttattttggttgttttgggtttttttgggttatCTTTGTTTGTTCCTGttgtgcaaatatttaaatttcgTTATTCCCattaatttaggaatttttttttccattatcaGCACTAATGACTCTAATTAACCGCACTAATTGCGGCCGCCAGCGGGTGGCAGCAGCCGCCGCCGCACCGAGAGCGAAACCCCCGGGACGGATTTGGGGGGGGAGACCCCggacaggatttggggaggggtccgaGCCCCACAGGCACCAACAAACCCCCCCGAGCACCACGAGAGGGTCCCGAGCGTCACATGCGGGGGTCAGACCtgaatccccctccccaaaaacacccGCAGGGACCCAGGAACCCCCcggtccctcccagcccctcccagtccctcccagtccctcccagcccctcccagtgcccccaaatcggatttcacacagaaaatctcttttattgTCGCCTCCGCTGGGCTCCCGCGGGGGTGCTGGGTCGGAATTTGAGGGTCccggggatttttggggtcccggggatttttggggtcccggggggtcccgggggtccctcAGCAGATCCCGCACGTTTCCCTGCGGCCGAAGCGGCGGCGCCGGGGGTCGAGGCTCCgctccagctcctcatcctcctcctgcgCCCTGCGGGGGTCGGGGGGCTTCGGGGAGGGCGGGACCCCCGGAAAATCCCCTCGGGACCCCTCCGGACCCTTCAAAtgccccgggacccctccccggtgtccccccggtgtccccccggtgtcccgcACGAGCCGGACGCCCCCGGTGCCTCCAGGTGACACCCCTGTCCCGGGGACACCCCCACCCCAacgtccccgtgtccccatccccagtgtccccctgtccaGCTCACCCCGAATTCTCCAGGTACCCCGTCCCCATCgctggtgtccccaatgtccctgtgccctcctgccagccccgtgtccccaaagtccccgtgtcccccccacaatgtccccccgtggctgtccccatgtcctgatgtccccaggtgtctccCGTGCCCTCCCgcgatgtccccaatgtccccatgtcccccccgtgtcccccccccgcggtgtccccatgtccccatgtcccccccgtgcccccctgcggtgtccccaatgtccccatgtccccccccgtcccccccgcggtgtccccaatgtccccaggtgttccccGTGCCCCCCCgcggtgtccccaatgtccccaggtgcccaccctgtcccccctgcggtgtccccaatgtccccaggtgcccaccctgtcccccccgcgatgtccccatgtccccccccgtgccccccccgcggtgtccccatgtcccccccgtgccccccccgcggtgtccccgcgtCCCGCGGTGTCCCCAGGCCGGGGCGGGGGCTCCCCGTTATTTCCCAAGCGGCGCCCGCCCGACCGGCTCCGGCTgcggcgcggccccggcccgaCCGGCGGAACCGGTCCGGGGCACCGCGGGGCGGGACAGGGGACGCGCAGCGGGGCGGCACCGCCGGGaccggcacggcacggcacggcacggcacggctgGGACCGGGACAGCAGCGGGACAGCACGGCTGGGACCGGGACAGCACAACCGGGACAGCACAACCTGGATAACAGAACCGGGACCGGGATAACAGAGCTGGGATAACGCAGCCGGGACAGCACCGGGACAACGAAACCGGGACGACAGAGCCGGGACGGGACCGGGACAATCGGGATAGCACAGCCGGGATCGGGATAACAGAGCCAGGACCGGGATAACAGAACCGGGACCGGGATAACAGAGCCAGGACCGGGATAACAGAACCAGAACTGGGATAACAGAGCCAGGACCGGGATAACAGAGCCAGGACCGGGATAACAGAACCGGGACCGGGATAACAGAGCCAGGACCGGGATAACAGAACCAGAACTGGGATAACAGAGCTGGAACAACCGGGATAAGAGAGTCGGGACCGGGATAACAGAACCGGGACTGGGATAACAGAGCCAGAACCGGGATAACAGAGCTGGAACGATAGGGATAAGAGAGTCGGGACCGGGATAACAGAGCCAGGACCGGGATAACCCAGCCGGGACAGCGCCGGGACAGCGCAGGCGGCCCCGGTGGCGGTGAGGGGGTGGCGCGGGCTCGGTGACACCGGAGCGGTGACAGTGGAGCGGTGACAGCGGAGCCGGGACCGCGCTGGGGGATGCGCTGAGGGACCGGAGCCGGTGTCGGGATCGAGCCGGTGACAAAAACCCGCGGAGGAGCCGGGATCTGGCACCGGGATCGCTGCAATCCCCGGGATCTGGCACCGGGATCGCTCCAATCCCCGGGATCTGGCACCGGGATCGCTCCAATCCCCGGGATCTGGCACCGGGATCGCTGCAATCCCCGGGATCTGAGCCCGAGCCTGGGCGGGATTGAGGATCCAGTGCTGGGATCCAGCACCAAAACcgagctgggctctgggatccAGAGCTGAACTTCACTGAACCCTCCGGATCTGACATCAAAATCCACCAAGGGTCTGGGATTTGCTGTGGATTTTACCAAATACTCGGGATCTGCCATCAAAAGTGACCGAGGATTTGGGATCCAGCACCAAAAGTGACCGAGGATTTGGGATCCAGCACCAAAAGTGACCGAGGATTTGGGATCCAGCACCAAAAGTGACCGAGGATTTGGGATCCAGCACCAAAAGTGACCGAGGATTTGGGATCCAGCACCAAAAGTGACCGAGGATTTGGGATCCAGCACCAAAACTGACCGAGGATTTGGGATCCAGCACCAAAAGTGACCGAGGATTTGGGATCCGGCACCAAAACTGACCGAGGATTTGGGATCGCCTGTGGCTGTTGATCGAACACTCGGGATCTGGGCTCAAACCCCGCCAGGAATCCGAGATCCAGCCCCGCCGGGAGCCGGGAATCGGCACCAAAACCGCCCGGGGGTCGGAGCAGGGATCCCGCGGGGGATCCACCGGGATCCATCGGGCCGGGATCCATCGGGATCCATCGGGATCCATCGGGATCCATCGGGATCCGCGGGGTCAGCGGGGTCAGCGGCTCCGGCCATGCCGCGCGCGTTCCTGGTCAAGAAGCCCGTGGTGGCCACGGCCAAGCGCAACTGGAGCGAGCTCCCGGACGAGCAGCGCGCCGAGATCTACGTGCCCAGTACGGGGGGAAGGGGATTGGGGGGgttcaggggtttgggggggcagGGATCCCTTGGGAAATGGGATCTGAGGGGATTCAGGGatctgggggggtcccgggaCACGCGGGAATTTGGgaagctccagtggggatgcAGAAGTTTGGGGGTGCCgcggggatttgggggttccgGGGGTTTGAAGGGACACAGAAATCTGGGGGGAGGCCTCAGGGTTTTGGGGGAACACGAGGTTTGGGGACACGCCGGGATTTGGGGCGTTCCAGATGTTTTGGAGGGACCCAGGTGTGCGGGAGGACTGAAGAACTTGGGGGAAttcgggaattttggggagcccGATTTTGGAGGGatctgaggttttggggtgacctcctccccctccccttaATGACAGAGTTGGGGTTCACCCCAAAATCGCCCCCAGACGCTGGGgccggggggtttggggggaaattttggggtgcccGGACACCCAGGAGGGTTcggggaggattttggggtgcccggATCCCTTCGGGGGTGATTTTAGGGCGGAATTTGGGGCCGCCCGCCCGTGTCCCttggtgggggaggggatttttgggtgtcGCCTGTGTCCCCccggggggggtggggagggcgGGGGGGTGGCGTCCCCCCCCCGGGGCCCACGCGGGCGACACCCGCCGGAAACCCCTAATTTGGGGTGTAATTTGGGCTGTAATTTGGGGTGTCGCGGCCGGAGCCGTCGGACCGGTCGGGGGAACCCCAAAGGGCgggggaggggagcgggggagGGGcgcccccaaatcctcctcccGCCCCGGGGGGGTCACGGTCGGGGTGTCCCCATCGGGGGCTGcgatttggggaggggggaggtgACACTTGGGGTGTCCCCGTTGGGcggggttgttttggggggtgGATCCCATTTCgggggggttggtttgggggtgCAGGACCCCCCCTAAAGCcgtgcccctcccccccccagtCTGCCTGGGGGGGTGTCCCCTGCGCAGGGACCCCGAGCCGGCCCTGGCCGAAGCCCCCGcgtcccccgtgtcccccctggACATGACGCtgcccccccgcgccccccccggCCCCTTCCTGCACCCCAAGGGCAAGGTaaggggggaccccaaatttggggaggggtcctggacggatttggggggggggagagaaaaaaaatgaggtggGGGTGCCCAAATTGGGGAAGGGGGGGCCTGAGACTCGGGGTCCCCAAactgggggggggtccccaaaatgagggggctgggagggtccccaggctggggggtCCCAAGGGGGGTCCCCacccctcgctgtcccctcaccgggggtcccccccccccatttaaccccttcctcccctccctcgCAGGTCCCGTCCGGCCCCCTGGGCGCTCCCCTccccccggggctgcccctgcccgggggggtccccgtgggggtcccggtgcccgggggggtcccggggggctCCGAGCTCTTCTCGTGCCCCGTGTGCCAGAAGAGTTTCGGCTTCCAGCGGATGCTGAACCGGCACCTCAAGTGCCACAGCGAGGTGAAGCGGCACCGGTGCCCGTACTGCGGCAAGGGCTTCAACGACACCTTCGACCT includes:
- the LOC117009257 gene encoding formin-like protein 5 — its product is MFLPRLEAAAAFCSPNSGGAPSGGSPHPKIAGGREWLWGLVRFLGGGPPDLFCRAVVAYGRWFGGVPAEDLGGAAEKLLGGGHPAAPPHLLELAKVLGGPLGGALMARVLRAPPPPPGSPQLRGVLKVLRDPPGSPLPQMHPQVRGYLRRALAAERGGWGGAQGVLSAAAPLLPRGGVPLCPPPPRDPPVIGGGDPDVRDRARLHCALAAALGPPQTGGGFGAPPALRPSPPAPKRLRGGRWGRGRSPLSAARAPPLPPALPPRGPPPVLRPPRGPPRPRGEGTPPQIGGEPPPVLALQLLLGGGGGWAEGALPVLGGGRGGAELTLTLRPPRALPPSLEAAAVFSTGGAPQKGGGGSFLAALPPLQVPLGVRLRPLALPPAWDPPRARRAFEALWGSLGGGPETLLVLGGGAAAPPPALAPLLVPGGGGAGGGWALAAAAPPRGLVLARGGPGGEGRVRGQRWGGVLLLARLLRGEGGA
- the OVOL1 gene encoding putative transcription factor Ovo-like 1, producing the protein MPRAFLVKKPVVATAKRNWSELPDEQRAEIYVPICLGGCPLRRDPEPALAEAPASPVSPLDMTLPPRAPPGPFLHPKGKVPSGPLGAPLPPGLPLPGGVPVGVPVPGGVPGGSELFSCPVCQKSFGFQRMLNRHLKCHSEVKRHRCPYCGKGFNDTFDLKRHVRTHTGVRPYKCSLCDKAFTQRCSLESHLRKIHGVAQRYGYKERRAKLYVCEECGGTADSQDAHLAHLRQRHPHSPLLAKLARKAAATPAPRPAPPRAAPPP